In Sorghum bicolor cultivar BTx623 chromosome 8, Sorghum_bicolor_NCBIv3, whole genome shotgun sequence, one genomic interval encodes:
- the LOC8064056 gene encoding uncharacterized protein LOC8064056 — MIYEDAEDNDYPLDVSPALEFVITEKDITATGARSTLVVFNNERGFSAANIDSICRIGRSTKKGNRHLGYIGEKGIGFKSVFLVSGQPHIFSNGYQIKFNEKPSADCDIGYIVPEWVDGKPNIDDIRTVYGPSRSLPTTVIILPLKTDKILAVKKELNSTHPEILLFLSKIRQLSVREMNHDPKASKISQISISSEVDYRSRKDIDAESYTLHLAMQENSKGETEECTYYMWKQKFAVQPDCRIQKRMEVDQWVVTLAFPHGQRLSRGAKSPGVYAFLPTEMVTNLPFIIQADFLLASSRESILFDSKWNHGILECVPSAFVNAFGALLKSSGDAPHFALAPIFRFLPIQDPSISLFDNVRLSIKTKVEAEDIMPCESCTTQKVFCKPTEVSRLDSAFWRILNLAQKQGIGLQNLSLYGTFVLSSYLDNQEYDDVLKFLGIGYASKEWYSKCIDGLNLVKEASEELYLQILYFVAGNWKLFFGTSMMLISLIKYVDTNSRLSYSSVLAAQKSLKICTASNLDDLSWLISWNKELSAAPGLFFLPLSTHRSLDAFSGGIQIMDWLRNIVNMQILTPNEYASTASKSLNESGLALIYCHFLYHSHAKKYITESIIVNLCQALPVVDNFGKVIKHRKTLLVPADGSKWVRVIGTNPWRSQDYVELSADYSFSGRYAGNYTSDGQLIKFLRTYAQAADIPFLRPPNSSFPTVSSPLAMENALLLLQWIRNLKLKIVHLPQNFLNCIRNGKWLKTSHGYESPLRTFLASAVWGSKLQVQFIFADVPIIDEEFYGNRINAYKEELMVIGVQFEFANASIHIGNQPLCTEDAILLLQWIRHLRSRGILLSKNFLGNIKNGKWLKTSIGYNAPSQSFLLSSEWTNLRQIISELADVPLIDQEFYGNKISSYKEELRSIGVQFEFPYASVDMASEPLTMENAILLLQCIRNLLRCVQLPQKFLSFISNRKWLKTSLGYSSPLGSFLLSAEWEKFPQIQSILADVHIIDQDFYGNEIKNYKEELRVIGVQFEFVDAAVHICNHLLSSTTKTFSRANMLALLQSIRFLNENNKTPHLIERMENGCWVKTCLGSRSPLNSILFNSEWENASVISILPFIDTVFYGVDIADFRSELELFGVVVGFKRNYQLVVDNFRFSKDTITPSATILMLKCIRYAEECLDFVERLKDLRWLKTDVGFRAPHETFLIDDDWKCLLEVVDKVPLLDLEFYGDEIKLYKVELCKTGLIAGFKEVSKKLVCGIKKLVNTSSITKERAFALLECYRDLITRHGRLPVDLGNLMHRERWLHTSFGFRSPKEAILFGSEWESIALVSRLPFVDDSNTQYGLGKEIYCYSNELMALGAKAQLEQGAAFVISGLHIPTDPSAVTPEAFISLLKCIRIWRKNGSALPKSFMSAINLKWVKTTAGYRHPNSCILFGSACSSHVHRDDGPFVDEVFYGQELVSYESELQTIGVIVDPRTSCACVLLARHLKGLSNADAISRIYSYLEVYRWKPRYTSEDWIWIPHEANEGQWVNPDSCVLYDSNGLFDSQHHVLVKWYSSKLLRYFNTAFGVKHHPTVSDYCKLWSMWQGSNSALTQKECVAFWEFFGKNWSTDMGKFIAGFIDKVPVSSDDQILLLEKQDVFIPDDLLLEDLFKKQAQKPLFIWYPSTSLPCLSPARLNDIYSSIGVQKISKAVTSNQFELLKIESVTLVHKSTVIKLGLLKIVLAFLADPILNISVEKRHEMVASLTNVAVYETRDPLNVSYQVALSSGRRVHGTCARFFRWERENSRLFVTETDEPGSMTNARKMEYALCFAEEISKGLLSENTDRITALAELVRTGFLLEFDVPAVQILLNLKNLRLFEQDEEFLLPFTILC; from the exons ATGATTTATGAAG ATGCTGAGGACAATGATTATCCATTGGATGTGTCGCCAGCACTGGAGTTTGTCATAACAGAAAAGGACATTACTGCTACAGGAGCTAGATCAACACTTGTTGTCTTCAATAATGAAAGGGGATTTTCAGCAGCAAACATTGACTCCATATGTAGGATTGGCAGGTCAACTAAGAAAGGAAACAGACATCTTGGCTACATTGGTGAAAAAG GTATTGGTTTCAAAAGTGTATTTCTAGTTTCAGGTCAACCACACATCTTCAGTAATGGATATCAGATAAAATTCAATGAAAAGCCTTCAGCAGATTGTGATATAGGATACATTGTTCCTGAATGGGTTGATGGGAAGCCAAATATTGATGACATAAGAACAGTATATGGCCCTTCTAGGAGTCTTCCTACAACTGTTATTATCTTACCTTTGAAGACTGATAAGATACTTGCTGTGAAGAAAGAACTTAATAGCACACATCCTgaaattcttttgtttctttcaAAGATTAGGCAGCTCTCTGTCAGGGAAATGAACCATGATCCTAAGGCCAGTAAGATCAGCCAGATTTCGATTTCCAGTGAAGTGGACTACAGGTCGAGGAAGGACATAGATGCAGAGTCTTACACGCTTCATCTAGCTATGCAGGAAAATAGCAAGGGAGAAACAGAAGAGTGCACCTATTATATGTGGAAGCAGAAGTTTGCAGTCCAACCAGACTGCAGAATTCAGAAAAGGATGGAAGTTGATCAATGGGTAGTTACGTTGGCATTTCCTCATGGACAGAGACTAAGCAGAGGAGCAAAATCGCCTGGCGTATATGCATTCCTTCCTACAGAGATGGTCACTAACTTGCCCTTTATTATTCAAGCGGATTTTCTTCTAGCTTCATCCCGAGAGTCCATTTTATTTGACAGCAAATGGAATCACGGTATACTTGAGTGTGTACCTTCTGCTTTTGTCAATGCTTTTGGAGCTCTCCTGAAATCGTCAGGGGATGCCCCACATTTTGCGCTCGCACCCATTTTCAGGTTTCTGCCAATTCAGGACCCTTCAATATCACTTTTTGATAATGTCAGGCTGTCCATAAAAACCAAAGTTGAAGCTGAGGACATAATGCCTTGTGAATCATGCACTACACAGAAGGTCTTCTGCAAGCCCACTGAAGTCTCTCGTCTCGATAGTgcattctggagaattttgaaTTTGGCCCAGAAGCAAGGAATCGGTCTGCAGAATCTATCTTTGTATGGTACTTTTGTCCTGAGCTCCTATCTTGACAACCAAGAATATGATGATGTATTAAAATTTCTAGGTATTGGATATGCCAGCAAAGAATGGTACAGTAAGTGTATTGATGGATTGAATCTTGTGAAAGAGGCATCAGAAGAACTGTACCTTCAGATCTTATATTTTGTTGCTGGAAATTGGAAACTGTTTTTTGGAACAAGTATGATGCTTATATCTCTCATAAAGTATGTGGATACCAACAGTCGATTGTCATACTCCAGTGTGCTAGCAGCACAAAAGTCTTTAAAGATATGTACTGCATCTAATTTGGATGATTTATCTTGGCTTATTTCCTGGAACAAGGAACTCTCAGCGGCCCCTGGTCTATTCTTTTTGCCCCTCAGTACACATAGGTCTCTGGATGCATTTTCTGGGGGAATACAGATAATGGACTGGCTTAGAAACATTGTGAACATGCAAATTTTGACTCCAAACGAGTATGCTTCTACTGCATCCAAGTCACTTAACGAGAGTGGGTTGGCTCTTATTTACTGCCATTTTCTTTATCATTCACATGCAAAAAAGTACATAACTGAGAGTATCATTGTCAACTTGTGCCAAGCATTGCCTGTGGTTGATAACTTTGGAAAGGTTATAAAACATAGAAAAACTTTGCTTGTCCCTGCTGATGGAAGCAAGTGGGTTAGAGTAATTGGTACTAATCCTTGGAGATCTCAAGATTATGTTGAGCTGTCAGCAGATTATAGCTTTTCAGGAAGATATGCTGGAAATTATACGTCTGATGGTCAGCTCATAAAATTCCTGAGGACCTATGCACAAGCAGCTGATATACCATTTTTACGTCCTCCTAATTCCAGCTTCCCAACAGTGTCGTCTCCTCTGgccatggaaaatgcacttttgCTGTTACAGTGGATAAGGAATTTAAAATTAAAAATAGTCCATCTGCCACAAAACTTCTTAAACTGTATTAGGAATGGGAAGTGGCTAAAAACATCTCATGGTTATGAGTCACCATTAAGAACTTTTCTAGCAAGTGCAGTATGGGGAAGTAAGCTGCAGGTACAGTTTATCTTTGCTGATGTACCCATAATTGATGAAGAGTTCTACGGAAATAGAATAAATGCTTacaaggaagagttgatggtgaTTGGAGTGCaatttgagtttgcaaatgcATCTATACACATTGGCAACCAGCCTTTGTGTACGGAGGATGCTATTTTACTTCTACAGTGGATTAGGCATCTAAGATCAAGGGGCATCCTgctatccaaaaactttttgggcaACATCAAGAACGGTAAATGGCTGAAGACCTCAATTGGTTACAATGCACCATCTCAGTCTTTTTTGTTGAGTTCAGAATGGACAAATTTGCGGCAGATTATTTCAGAGTTAGCTGATGTACCCTTGATTGACCAAGAATTTTATGGGAACAAAATAAGTTCTTACAAAGAAGAGCTGAGATCCATTGGAGTGCAGTTTGAATTTCCGTACGCATCTGTGGACATGGCCAGCGAACCATTGACTATGGAGAATGCTATTTTACTTCTACAATGTATCAGGAATCTGTTGAGGTGCGTCCAGCTACCCCAGAAGTTCTTGAGCTTTATCAGCAATAGAAAGTGGTTAAAGACATCCTTGGGTTACAGTTCACCTCTGGGATCCTTTTTGCTGAGTGCAGAATGGGAAAAGTTTCCACAAATCCAATCAATCTTAGCTGATGTACACATTATTGATCAAGACTTTTATggaaatgaaataaaaaattaCAAGGAAGAGTTGAGAGTTATTGGAGTGCAATTTGAGTTTGTAGATGCAGCTGTGCATATATGTAACCATCTTCTCTCCTCAACAACTAAAACTTTCTCTCGAGCCAATATGTTAGCTCTACTTCAATCGATCAGATTTCTGAATGAGAATAACAAGACTCCCCATCTCATTGAACGAATGGAAAATGGCTGCTGGGTTAAGACTTGTCTTGGCAGCAGATCACCACTAAATTCAATCCTATTTAATTCAGAATGGGAGAATGCCTCGGTCATCAGTATCTTGCCTTTTATCGATACAGTCTTCTATGGGGTTGACATAGCTGATTTCAGGTCAGAGCTTGAGCTATTTGGAGTTGTTGTTGGATTCAAAAGAAATTATCAGCTGGTGGTTGATAACTTTAGGTTCTCTAAAGATACAATCACTCCTAGTGCCACAATACTAATGCTCAAGTGTATTCGATACGCTGAGGAATGTCTTGATTTTGTAGAAAGACTGAAAGATCTCAGATGGTTGAAGACTGATGTTGGCTTCAGAGCTCCTCACGAAACATTCCTTATTGATGACGACTGGAAATGTCTTTTGGAGGTTGTTGACAAGGTGCCATTGCTTGATCTGGAATTCTATGGGGATGAAATCAAGCTGTACAAAGTAGAGTTATGTAAGACTGGTCTAATTGCTGGCTTCAAGGAAGTGAGTAAAAAACTAGTGTGTGGTATCAAGAAACTTGTAAACACTTCTTCTATTACAAAAGAGCGGGCATTTGCACTGCTAGAGTGCTACAGAGACCTAATCACCAGGCATGGGAGGTTACCCGTTGATCTTGGGAACCTCATGCACCGTGAGAGATGGCTACATACATCATTTGGTTTCAGGTCTCCGAAGGAAGCAATTCTTTTTGGCTCAGAATGGGAGTCTATTGCTTTAGTTTCCCGCCTACCATTCGTCGATGACAGCAACACACAGTATGGCCTTGGGAAGGAGATTTACTGCTACAGTAATGAACTGATGGCCTTGGGTGCCAAAGCTCAATTAGAACAAGGTGCAGCATTTGTCATTTCGGGACTCCATATTCCAACTGATCCTTCAGCTGTGACTCCAGAAGCTTTTATTTCATTGCTAAAGTGCATCAGAATCTGGAGAAAAAACGGATCTGCTCTACCTAAAAGTTTCATGAGCGCAATCAACTTGAAGTGGGttaagacaactgcagggtaCCGTCATCCAAACAGTTGTATCCTTTTTGGTTCGGCGTGCTCTTCTCATGTTCACAGGGATGATGGCCCTTTTGTAGATGAAGTGTTTTATGGACAGGAGCTAGTTTCATATGAGAGTGAGCTGCAAACAATAGGGGTTATTGTGGATCCTAGAACTAGCTGTGCTTGTGTACTGTTGGCACGGCATCTAAAAGGTCTCTCTAATGCTGATGCAATTTCTAGGATTTACTCGTATTTGGAGGTGTACCGTTGGAAGCCTAGGTACACCAGTGAGGACTGGATTTGGATACCTCATGAAGCTAATGAAGGACAATGGGTTAACCCTGACAGTTGTGTTCTTTATGATAGTAACGGTCTTTTTGACTCTCAGCACCATGTTCTAGTGAAATGGTACAGCAGCAAATTGCTTCGGTACTTTAACACGGCTTTTGGTGTGAAGCATCATCCAACAGTCAGCGATTATTGCAAGCTCTGGAGTATGTGGCAGGGCTCGAACTCTGCACTGACACAAAAAGAATGTGTTGCTTTCTGGGAATTCTTTGGCAAGAACTGGAGCACAGATATGGGGAAGTTTATTGCTGGGTTTATTGATAAGGTTCCTGTTAGTTCTGATGATCAGATCTTGCTACTTGAGAAACAAGATGTCTTCATTCCCGATGATCTACTACTTGAGGATCTTTTCAAGAAGCAGGCTCAGAAACCTTTGTTCATTTGGTATCCTTCAACTAGCCTGCCTTGCTTGTCTCCTGCTAGATTAAATGATATCTACAGTAGCATTGGTGTTCAGAAGATATCAAAAGCTGTTACCAGCAATCAATTTGAGCTCTTAAAAATTGAATCTGTTACCCTTGTTCATAAGAGTACTGTGATTAAACTTGGGTTGCTCAAAATTGTTCTGGCTTTCCTTGCCGATCCCATCCTCAACATTTCTGTTGAGAAGAGGCATGAAATGGTCGCAAGTCTCACCAATGTTGCTGTCTACGAGACAAGAGATCCTCTTAATGTGAGTTATCAGGTTGCACTTTCTTCAGGAAGAAGAGTGCATGGTACATGTGCAAGGTTTTTCCGTTGGGAGAGGGAGAACTCAAGGTTATTTGTGACAGAGACTGACGAACCAGGATCAATGACCAATGCAAGGAAGATGGAGTATGCATTATGTTTTGCTGAGGAGATCTCTAAAGGATTGTTGTCGGAGAATACAGATCGGATTACAGCTCTTGCCGAACTCGTGAGGACTGGGTTCTTGCTGGAATTTGATGTTCCTGCAGTTCAGATTTTGTTGAATTTGAAGAACCTACGGCTGTTTGAGCAGGATGAAGAATtccttttacctttcacaataTTGTGCTGA
- the LOC8064057 gene encoding zinc finger MYM-type protein 1 — translation MEDDYDSDEFEQAVAAVEEEMENKIAAPQIEEEIETDGEGIITQFNPDHIITDPGLRIPIDRFSIDIRSEVRRAFIDKGPTQPMGYNFPKTNKKRCFQKSWFKQHSCLEYSVEKDRAYCFYCYLFKHDRMDDKFGYDVFTTLGFNNWKNAYLSLPKHDGIIHNQCRTAYEDFKNQRTSVKHKVDRHTKDALVKYETRLDTSLGIVSLLTLQGEPFRGHDESLVSLNKGNFLEFLDWYKERNEQVRLAFDETCPKNAKMTSPTIQKELAECCAIEVTKAIKEEMAGCLFSILIDESRDISVKEQMAVVVRFVNKKGQVIERFLGIKHVKETTSQALKTAIIEVLGEHGLHIANLRGQGYDGASNMRGEFNGLQKLIRDENPYAFYVHCFAHQLQLVVVSISRCCSSIEDFFEYVTLIVNNTTSSCKRKDVLLDKQRENLLGKLGSGEISSGRGKNQATSLARPGDTRWGSHYKTLLRIESMWDSVIEVLQIVHEDERNPSRAGGLVQIMESFSFVVIMKMMLQILRITNELSLVLQRKDQNIVQAMSLVIDVKTRLMNLRNDGWEPLLQEATKFCSENDIPVPNMNESVTRFGRSRKGGKNKITADHYFRVDTFYAATDAITTEFDHRFNEVSSELLVCFSCLDPRDSFSKFDVHKLA, via the exons ATGGAAGATGACTACGACTCAGATGAGTTTGAACAAGCTGTTGCTGCAGTTGAAGAGGAGATGGAAAACAAAATAGCAGCACCACAAATTGAAGAGGAGATTGAAACTGATGGAGAAGGTATTATAACTCAGTTTAATCCAGATCACATTATCACTGATCCAGGGCTTCGTATACCAATTGATCGGTTTTCTATCGATATTAGATCTGAGGTTAGAAGGGCTTTCATAGATAAGGGTCCAACTCAACCAATGGGTTACAATTTCCCTAAAACAAATAAGAAAAGGTGCTTTCAGAAAAGTTGGTTCAAGCAACATTCTTGTCTTGAATACAGTGTGGAGAAGGATAGGGCCTATTGTTTTTATTGTTATCTTTTCAAGCATGATCGAATGGATGACAAATTTGGATATGATGTCTTTACAACATTGGGGTTTAATAATTGGAAGAATGCATATTTGTCGCTTCCAAAACATGATGGAATAATCCACAATCAGTGTAGGACAGCATATGAAGATTTCAAAAATCAAAGAACAAGTGTGAAACATAAGGTTGACAGACATACAAAAGATGCACTAGTCAAATATGAAACTCGGTTGGATACATCATTGGGTATTGTGAGTTTGCTCACATTGCAAGGTGAACCATTCCGTGGACATGATGAGTCCCTTGTTTCTTTGAATAAGGGAAATTTTCTAGAGTTTCTTGATTGGTACAAAGAAAGGAATGAACAAGTGAGGCTTGCATTTGATGAGACATGTCCCAAAAATGCCAAGATGACTTCCCCAACAATTCAAAAAGAACTTGCAGAATGTTGTGCAATTGAGGTCACCAAAGCAATAAAGGAAGAGATGGCAGGTTGTCTTTTCTCCATTCTTATAGATGAATCTCGTGATATATCTGTCAAAGAACAAATGGCTGTGGTTGTGAG GTTTGTGAACAAGAAAGGACAGGTGATTGAAAGATTTTTAGGTATTAAGCATGTAAAGGAGACAACCTCACAAGCACTGAAAACAGCAATTATTGAAGTACTTGGTGAGCATGGGCTACACATTGCAAATCTACGAGGGCAAGGGTATGATGGTGCTTCTAATATGAGAGGAGAATTTAATGGCCTTCAGAAGCTTATTCGTGATGAGAACCCATATGCTTTTTATGTCCATTGCTTTGCTCATCAATTACAGTTGGTAGTTGTTTCTATCTCAAGATGTTGTTCATCTATTGAGGATTTCTTTGAATATGTGACCCTGATTGTGAATAACACAACATCATCTTGCAAGAGGAAGGATGTATTGCTAGATAAGCAACGTGAAAATCTTTTAGGTAAGTTGGGCAGTGGAGAGATTTCCTCAGGCAGAGGGAAAAATCAAGCAACATCCTTGGCTAGACCTGGAGATACAAGATGGGGTTCTCATTATAAGACATTACTTCGTATTGAATCAATGTGGGATTCAGTAATTGAAGTTCTACAAATTGTGCATGAAGATGAGCGTAATCCAAGTAGGGCAGGAGGTTTAGTGCAAATCATGGAGTCATTTAGCTTTGTGGTCATCATGAAGATGATGTTGCAAATCCTTCGCATCACAAATGAGCTCTCTCTTGTCTTGCAAAGGAAGGATCAAAATATTGTTCAAGCCATGTCTTTGGTTATTGATGTGAAAACACGTTTGATGAATTTAAGGAATGATGGTTGGGAGCCACTATTACAGGAAGCCACAAAATTCTGCAGTGAAAATGATATCCCAGTACCAAATATGAATGAATCAGTGACAAGATTTGGAAGATCAAGAAAAGGGGGCAAGAACAAGATCACTGCTGACCATTATTTTCGTGTTGATACCTTCTATGCTGCTACAGATGCTATTACCACAGAGTTTGATCATCGGTTTAATGAGGTATCTTCAGAGTTGCTTGTTTGTTTTTCTTGTCTTGACCCGAGAGATTCATTCTCTAAATTTGATGTGCACAAGCTAGCTTGA